DNA from Actinoplanes sp. SE50/110:
CGCCGAAGGTGGGGACGGCCAGCGCCACCCGGCGGGTCAGGCCGTGTTCGGCCAGGGCTTCGTCGATCGGGCCGGTGAGTCTGCCGCGACGGGAGGCGCTGACGTGGACCGCCTCGGCGTAGCGGCGCGGGGTCAGCGGGCCGCGCAGCAGCGGGTGGCCGGCCCGGACGACCGCGGTCATCCGGTCGGTGAACAGCGGTTCGACGGTGATCTCCGGTGGGGCGTCGTCGACCACGCCGATGTCCAGGTCGGCCCGGCCGTCGCGGAGCTGCACGGTGCCGTCCGACGCCGGGTCCTCGCCGAGGAACCGCAGGGTGACGCCAGCAGCCAGGCTCTGAACCCGGGCCAGCAGTTCGGGGCCGAGGGCGGTGGCCACGTCGTCGGCGAGCACGGTGAAGACCCGCTGCAGGGTGGCCGGATCGGGCGGGCCGGGCGGAGTGAAGACCGCCTGGGCGCGCTCGACCAGGGCGCGCACCTCGGTGCGCAGTTCGACGGCGCGTGGGGTGAGGACCATCCGGCGGCCGGAGCGGACCAGGATCGGGTCGCCGATCGCGGCGCGGATCCGGCCCAGGGCACGGCTGGTGGCGGGCTCGGACAGGTGCAGGCGCCGGGCCGCGCCACCGACGCTGCCCTCCTCCAGCAGGGCGTCCAGGGCGGTCAGAAGATTCAGATCCAGATTCATTGCGTACGACGCAATCTTTCCTTGTGAAGCATGCATTTGACGTTAGATACGGTCGATCTTAGCGTCGTTTCCATGAGACGTGAGAGATTCACCCTGGTCCTCATGTGCGCGACCGTGCTGGCCCTGCAGGCCCTGGTCGCGGGCATCAACCTGGCCATCCCGCGGCTCGCCGCGAGCAGCCTGCACCCGGGCCCGGGCGATCTGGTCTGGATCGTCGACGCGTATGTGCTGGCCTTCGCCGGCCTGCTGATCCCGGCCGGCGCGCTCGGCGACCGGCTGGGTCGCAAGGGCGTGCTGCTCGCCGGGCTGGTCCTGTTCGGCGTCGCCAACCTGATCAGCGCGTCGGCGCAGGACGTCGCGGTGCTGCAGGCCGGCCGGGCGCTCGGCGGGGTCGCCGCGGCGCTGGCCCAGCCGGCCACCCTGGCCCTGCTGCTGCACGCCACCCGGCCGGAACGCCGGCCGCACGCGATCGCCCTGTGGACCGCCTGCATGGGACTGGGCGGGATGGCCGGCAACCTGATCGCCGGCGTGGTCCTGCAGTATTCCGGCTGGCCGGTCCTGTTCCTGGTCTTCGTCCCGGTGGCCGCGCTGCTGACGGCCGGCGTCGCGGTGTGCGTCCCGCGGGCGCCGCGGCACGACGCGTCGATCGACCCGCTGGGCACGGCGCTGCTCACCGGCGGTCTCTTCGCCTGGCTGTACGGCATCGTCGAGGGGCCGGAGCGGGGCTGGGCCGACACCGTGGTGCTGTCCTCGTTCGCCGCCGGGGCGCTGACGCTGGCCGCGTTCACCGGGTACGCGCTGCGGGCCGCGCGGCCGCTGATCGACCCGCGGGTCTTCCGGGTCCGCACGGTCCGGGCCGGCGCGTTCGGGGTCGGCGCGACCTTCTTCGCGCTGTTCGGCCTCTTCTACGTCAACGCGCAGTTCCTGCAGGACGTGAAGGGGTACTCGCCGCTGCTGACCGGGCTGGCGATCGGGCCGCTGGCGATCGGCATGGGCGTCGTGTCCCGGCGGGCGGTCCCGCTCACCCAGCGCTACGGGCCGCGGCCGATGATCGCGATCGGGCTCGGTGCGATCGTGGCCGGGCTCCTGCTGCTCTCCACCGTGGACGCGGCGACGGCGTACCCGGTCTACGCCGGATATCTGTTGCTGATGGCGGCCGGCATGGGACTGTGCGCGCCGGCGCTGACCGGCGGGATCCTGGCCGGGCTGCCGGCGGCGAACGCCGGGCTCGGCTCCGGGCTGAACTCGGCGGCCCGGGAGGTCGGCGCGGCGCTCGGGGTGGCGCTGATCGGCACGGTCCTCGCCGAGCACCACGCGCTGCGGTCCCCGGCCGACCTGGTGAGCGGCCTGACCGTCGGCTACCGGATCCTGGCCGCGATCCTGGCCGCCGCCGCGGTGATCGTGGTCCGCACCTGGCCGGCCCCGGCACACCGCGCGGAGCCCGTCGCCGCGTGAGCGTGCCGCCCGGCCGGTGAAGCCGGCCGGCGGCGCTGAGGACGGCTCGGCTCACGGCGTACACCGTCGGCAGTCGCGGCCCGGGGAGGCCACGGACCGCAAGCGGTCAGCGGTCCGGTTGCGGGATGTGCGGCGGCAGGCCGAGGGTCTTGCGGATCGCGTTCTGCACCTCGTCGACCGGCGGCCGGCCGTCGACGTCGTGGACCACCTCCTTACGCTGGAAGAGCTCCAGCACCGGGCGGGTCTTCTCGTGGTAGTCGCGCAGCCGCGCCTCGAGCGCCTCGGGCGTGTCGTCGGCCCGGGTGACCAGCTCGTGACCGCAGATGTCGCAGCGGCCCTCCTGCTCGGGGCGGTCGGCGATCAGGTTGTAGTCCATCCCGCAGTTCGGGCACAGGCGGCGGCTGAGCACCCGGCGGCGCACCTCGTCGTCGGGCAGCTCCAGGTGGATCACCGCGTCCAGGTCGTAGCTCTCCATGAAGAACTCGGCCTGGGGGCCGTTGCGGGGGAAGCCGTCGATGACGAACCCGTAGTTCCAGTCGTGCTGGTGCAGGCGGTCGCGGACCACCGACTCGACCAGGTCGTCGCCGACCAGCTCGCCGGCCGCCATGATCCGCTTGACCTGGGCACCCATCTTGGTGTGGTTGCGCACGTGCCAGCGGAAGATGTCGCCCACGCTGATGTGGACCAGGTCCAGGTCGCGGGCGAGCAGCTGGCCCTGGGTGCCCTTGCCGCTGCCCTGCACGCCCATGATCACGTACTTGCGCATGTGGTCGGCCTCCGTCTCGTTCAGGCCGCCGCGCCGATCCGCAGGGGGCCGGGGGCGGGACCGGTCAGCGTGGTCGGGTCGATGCTCCAGGCTCCGGCCACCCGGAACACGTCGCGCTCGGCGACCAGCACGGTGGTCTCCTCCGGGACGAACTCGCCGGGCAGACCGGCCTCCCGCTCGGCCGGGCCCGGCTCGCCGAACCACGAGGTGACCTCGCCGGTCTGCCCGACGTAGCCGAACGCACGCAGGAGATCACCCTTCCCGGCCCGCTGCCATCGATGCGACTCGGTTACCCGGTGGGTGGCGAAGTACTGCACCTCGGTGCCGAGAGTGGCGGAGATCGCCACCACGTCCGGGGCGGAGGTCATCAGATGGTGGCCGGCGACCAGGGTCCACCGGCTGTCCCGGGCGCCGGGCAGCGGCGGGGTCGCCGCCACCCGGTCGCCGGTCAGATGGGCCAGATCGAGGCCGTCACGCCAGCGGATCGGGCCGAGATCGCGCAGCCCGAGGGCGGCCAGTACGGCTTCGGGCTCGGAGTCGCGCACCGCCAGCCACGCCTGTTTGCCGCCGAAACCGGTCATGACGTCCGTATCCATGCCGCAACGCTATCCGGTTGTCCGATTATGCCCAGCCGTATTCGCTCCGCAGCGTGGCCGCCACCCGGTTGAAGCGGTCCCGGTCGAGGATCGCGCCCTCCCGGCGGATGCCGTCCTCGTCCACCTCCAGGACCCGGTCCAGGCGGATCCAGCTGGGACGCTGGGTGCGGTCCCAGTCGCCGGCGCCGAGCGCCAGCCAGTTGCGCTGGCCGTCGCGTTCGCTCTGGCTGGAGAGCATCAGGCCGAGCAGGGTGCGGCCGTCGCGGCCGACGACCAGGACCGGACGGTCCTTACCCTGGGACGGGTCGTCCTCGTAGGGGACCCAGGTCCAGACGATCTCGCCGGGGTCGGCGTCGCCGTCGAGGTCGGGGGCGTAGTCGATGGTGCGGCCGCGGTCCCGGGTGGGGAGATGACGCGGGGGGCGAGGTTGCGGGGCCGGGGGCCGGGGGGCCGCGGGCTTCTTGGACACGCCCGACCGCGTGGGCGCCTCGGTCGGGCCGCCGAGGATTTTCCGGAGGAAGGAGATCAGCATTTCGAGCACCGCTGCACCTTACGGCCTGACCGGAACTGTACGGCCATACAGTATGGCGATACAGTCCCCGCCGACATGATGAGCCGGGAAGGATGCACACCATGACGCGTTATGGACCGATGTTCGGGCCGGACTACACGTTCCTCGGCATCCCCGCCTGCGACTGGCGGGAGCCGTCGACCTACGCGGACGCCGACGTCGTGATCGTGGGCGCGCCGTTCGACGGGGGCACCTCGCACCGCCCCGGCGCGCGGTTCGGCCCGCAGGTCATCCGCGGCACCGACTACCTGGCCCACGACGGCACCCGCCCGCACATGGCGATGCGGGTCGACGCGCTGGGCGCCGACCTGACCGTCAAGGACGCCGGCGACGTCGAGGTGTTCAGCGGGGAGATCGAGCGCAGCTGCCGCAGCATCGAGGAGGCGGTCGGGTTCATCGCCCGGCACGGCGCGATCCCGCTGGTCCTCGGCGGCGACCACACCGTCACCTGGCCGGACGTGACCGGGGTGGCCGGCGCGCACGCCGCGAGCAGGGTCTCGGTGATCCACTTCGACGCGCACGCCGACACCGGGGACATCGAGTTCGGCTCGCTGTACGGCCACGGCCAGCCGATGCGTCGGCTGATCGAGTCCGGCGCGGTCCGCGGCGACCGGTTCCTGCAACTGGGCCTGCGCGGCTACTGGCCGGGTCCGGACATCCTGGACTGGATGGCCGACCAGCGGATGAACTCGTTCCACATGAGCGAGATCGTCGAACGCGGCCTGGACGCGGTGCTGGACAGCGCGTTCGCCATCGCCCTGGACGGCTGCGACGGCGTCTTCCTCTCGGTCGACATCGACGTCTGCGACCCGGGCCACGCGCCCGGCACCGGCACTCCGGAGCCCGGCGGCCTGACCGCCCGGCAGCTGCTCGACAGCGTCTCCCGGATCTGCCACGAGCTGCCCGTGGTGGGCATGGACATCGTCGAGGTGTCCCCGCCGTTCGACCACGCGGAGATCACCGCGATGCTCGGCAACCGGGTGGTGCTGGAGGCGCTGTCCGGGATGGCGCGGCGCCGCAAGGACGGCGACGGGCCCCGGTGGAAGCGGTCGACCCCCCTGCTAGAGGGCCGGGGCACGACCCAGCAGCCGGGCTAACGCCTCCTCCAGCAGCTCGTTCGCGGCGGCCCGGTCGACGGCCGGGTCGCCGAGCACCACCGGCAGGGCGAGCCCGTCGATCAGGGCGAGCACCTGCCGGGCCACCCGCATCGGGTTGTCCGCCTCGATGGTGGCCGCGATCAGCTCCCGCCACCGGGTGTAGTCGGCGAGCACGTCCGCGCGGACCTCGGCGTCCCGTGACGCCCAGCGCCAGCTCTCCACCCAGAGCCGCCAGGAGAGGTCACTGCCGAGGTGCCGGGCGATGGCCAGCAGCCGGTCCCACGGGTCGGTCAGCCCGGCCAGACGCTCGCCGACCAGCTCGAAGTCACGCTCGGCGGCGTGCCGGAAGACCGCGATCAGCATGTCCTCGCGGGTGCCGAAGTAATACTGCAGGGTGGAGACACCGACCCCGGTGGCCGCACTCACGTCGGCGAACCGGGTGGCATCGGCGCCGCGGGCCGCGACCACCTCACCGGCCGCGGCCAGCACCTCGACACGCTTGGCCGCGGACCGTCTCACCGCGCATGTCTATCACGGTCCGGGAACTCAGCCGACGAAGTCCTGCGTCACCCAGACCAGGCCCTTGCCGTCGCGGACGACGCTCAGTCCGATCCTGGTGAAGTCCTTGTTCAGCAGGTTCCTGCGGTGACCGTCGTTGGGGGCCACCTCGGCGAGCATCGAGTCGGTGATGCCGTTGGCCGTGGCGATCGTCTCGGCCTCGCTCCGGGTGGAGGCGTAGCCGATGTTCTCCCCCGCGGTGTGCCACTGCACGCCGACGTACCGGGTGCCGATGCCGGCCTCGCCGGAACAGTTGTGCTCCAGGCCGCAACCGTCGATCATCAGCGCGTTGTGCTTCGCCGACGCCTTCGAGAGCTGCGCGTCCAGGGTCAGCGGGGGCAGTCCCTCGTCGGCGCGGGCCGCGTTGATGTGCGCCACCACCGCGTCCAGGACCGTCGCCGAGTCGGACCTGGTGGTGCCGGTCGCCACCTTGATGGTGCTGCTCTTCGGACGTGGCGTGGCCGAGGTCCGCGCCGTCGCGGGGGACGCGGAGGCGGTCCGGCCGGGGGTGGCCTTCGACGGCTCGACGGCGGCGCCCGGGGAGGCGGTCGCGGCGGCGGTGGCGGTCGTGGCGGCCGCGAGCGGAACGTCGGCCGAGCGGGAATCGGCCTGCGCGGAGTCCGGGCCACCGAGGCCCATCAGGATGAATCCGGAGCCGATGACCACGGCTGTCGAGCCCGCCACCAGTGTGTATCGGAAACGGGCGGCAGCGGAGAGCGACACGGATATTCACCTCGGTAGCGCGGACAGGGGACGACGCCCACCGACTATGCGCGACCGTCGCGGCCCACGGCGTACCGGAAAGGATTGCTTAAGGTAGGGCTCACAGATTCATAAGAGTCAGCGTGCCCGGTGGTCGAACTCGCCGGCCCGGACCCCGGCCAGGAAGGCGTGCCACTGCTCGCGGGAGAAGATCAGCGTCGCCCCGTCCGGATCCTTGGTGTCCCGCAGCGCCACGATGCCCGGGAGGTTGCCGGCCACCTCGACGCAGTCACCCCCGTTGCCGCCGCTCCGGGTGCTCTTGTGCCAGACGGCACCGGACAGGTCAGCCATCGCTCTCCTTGATGATCGTGCCGATGAGGTCATCGGAGTCGGACTGGCTCAGGGCGATCGCGTCGAGCGCGGACCAGATCCGCTCGTACGTCTCGACCTCGGCGAGCTTATCCAGGTAGAGCGCGCCGGTGAGGTTCTCGCCATAGATGGTCGTCGGTTCCGGGGAGGCCGTGCCGACCGCCGGGAACTCCAGCACGGTGAACTGGCCGGAACTGGACGCCTGGTGCGGGCCGGCCGCGAACGGCAGGACCCGGACGCTCACGTTCTGCCGGGTGGAGACGTTCACCAGGTGGGCGAGCTGCTTCTGCATGCCCAGGGTGTCCGGCACGCCGCGCCGCAACACCCCCTCGTCGATGATCACTTCCAGGCGCGGCGCCCGGGGGCGACTGCGCTGCAGCAGGGACTGGCGCTCCAGCCGCACCGCCACCGCGTTCTCCACCGCGACCGGGTCGTCGCCGAGCCAGCGACCGAAGACGAACTCCGCGTACTCCCGGGTCTGCAGCAGGCCCGGGATCACGCTCGGCGCGTACTGCCGAAGCCGGCAGGCACCCTGCTCCATGCCGACGTAGAGCTCGAACCAGGCCGGGACGACATCGCCGTACGCGTGCCACCAGCCCTTCGCCTTCGACTCCTGCGCCAGGCCGATCAGCACCTCGGTCATGTGCCCGGGCGCGCCGTAGACGCCGCACATGGCGATCACGTCGTGCTTGCGGACCGGGACCTCACCGTTCTCGATCCGGTACATCCGGGCCCGGGAGAACTCCAGCTCCTGCGCGGCCGCCATCAGCGAGATGCCGGCCTGCTCGCGCAACTGTCGGAGCAGCCGGCCGACCTGCCGTCTGGGTACCGTCGACATCCGGACTCTCCTCCTGGCTCGGCCCGCCCGCGTTCCCGGTGTCTCGAACGAGACGATCCGGATGGCTGCATCGAGACGCCGAGAATCCAAATCCGAGATTCTCGCCGCTGCGGCTTGAGCCCGAGCCTAAGGCAGGCGACGCTCCCATGTGTAGCCGCCGGACAGCGGAAGGTGAGGGTCACG
Protein-coding regions in this window:
- a CDS encoding LysR family transcriptional regulator, with translation MNLDLNLLTALDALLEEGSVGGAARRLHLSEPATSRALGRIRAAIGDPILVRSGRRMVLTPRAVELRTEVRALVERAQAVFTPPGPPDPATLQRVFTVLADDVATALGPELLARVQSLAAGVTLRFLGEDPASDGTVQLRDGRADLDIGVVDDAPPEITVEPLFTDRMTAVVRAGHPLLRGPLTPRRYAEAVHVSASRRGRLTGPIDEALAEHGLTRRVALAVPTFGAALIVVARTDLVGLMPARLGRPAIDALGLIAVDPPIPLPPKEIAMAWHQRYTADGTHAWLRARVRETIASLAAT
- a CDS encoding MFS transporter, whose translation is MRRERFTLVLMCATVLALQALVAGINLAIPRLAASSLHPGPGDLVWIVDAYVLAFAGLLIPAGALGDRLGRKGVLLAGLVLFGVANLISASAQDVAVLQAGRALGGVAAALAQPATLALLLHATRPERRPHAIALWTACMGLGGMAGNLIAGVVLQYSGWPVLFLVFVPVAALLTAGVAVCVPRAPRHDASIDPLGTALLTGGLFAWLYGIVEGPERGWADTVVLSSFAAGALTLAAFTGYALRAARPLIDPRVFRVRTVRAGAFGVGATFFALFGLFYVNAQFLQDVKGYSPLLTGLAIGPLAIGMGVVSRRAVPLTQRYGPRPMIAIGLGAIVAGLLLLSTVDAATAYPVYAGYLLLMAAGMGLCAPALTGGILAGLPAANAGLGSGLNSAAREVGAALGVALIGTVLAEHHALRSPADLVSGLTVGYRILAAILAAAAVIVVRTWPAPAHRAEPVAA
- a CDS encoding nucleoside monophosphate kinase, with the protein product MRKYVIMGVQGSGKGTQGQLLARDLDLVHISVGDIFRWHVRNHTKMGAQVKRIMAAGELVGDDLVESVVRDRLHQHDWNYGFVIDGFPRNGPQAEFFMESYDLDAVIHLELPDDEVRRRVLSRRLCPNCGMDYNLIADRPEQEGRCDICGHELVTRADDTPEALEARLRDYHEKTRPVLELFQRKEVVHDVDGRPPVDEVQNAIRKTLGLPPHIPQPDR
- a CDS encoding type II toxin-antitoxin system PemK/MazF family toxin — translated: MLISFLRKILGGPTEAPTRSGVSKKPAAPRPPAPQPRPPRHLPTRDRGRTIDYAPDLDGDADPGEIVWTWVPYEDDPSQGKDRPVLVVGRDGRTLLGLMLSSQSERDGQRNWLALGAGDWDRTQRPSWIRLDRVLEVDEDGIRREGAILDRDRFNRVAATLRSEYGWA
- the speB gene encoding agmatinase, whose protein sequence is MTRYGPMFGPDYTFLGIPACDWREPSTYADADVVIVGAPFDGGTSHRPGARFGPQVIRGTDYLAHDGTRPHMAMRVDALGADLTVKDAGDVEVFSGEIERSCRSIEEAVGFIARHGAIPLVLGGDHTVTWPDVTGVAGAHAASRVSVIHFDAHADTGDIEFGSLYGHGQPMRRLIESGAVRGDRFLQLGLRGYWPGPDILDWMADQRMNSFHMSEIVERGLDAVLDSAFAIALDGCDGVFLSVDIDVCDPGHAPGTGTPEPGGLTARQLLDSVSRICHELPVVGMDIVEVSPPFDHAEITAMLGNRVVLEALSGMARRRKDGDGPRWKRSTPLLEGRGTTQQPG
- a CDS encoding TetR/AcrR family transcriptional regulator → MRRSAAKRVEVLAAAGEVVAARGADATRFADVSAATGVGVSTLQYYFGTREDMLIAVFRHAAERDFELVGERLAGLTDPWDRLLAIARHLGSDLSWRLWVESWRWASRDAEVRADVLADYTRWRELIAATIEADNPMRVARQVLALIDGLALPVVLGDPAVDRAAANELLEEALARLLGRAPAL
- a CDS encoding CAP domain-containing protein codes for the protein MSLSAAARFRYTLVAGSTAVVIGSGFILMGLGGPDSAQADSRSADVPLAAATTATAAATASPGAAVEPSKATPGRTASASPATARTSATPRPKSSTIKVATGTTRSDSATVLDAVVAHINAARADEGLPPLTLDAQLSKASAKHNALMIDGCGLEHNCSGEAGIGTRYVGVQWHTAGENIGYASTRSEAETIATANGITDSMLAEVAPNDGHRRNLLNKDFTRIGLSVVRDGKGLVWVTQDFVG
- a CDS encoding DUF397 domain-containing protein, whose translation is MADLSGAVWHKSTRSGGNGGDCVEVAGNLPGIVALRDTKDPDGATLIFSREQWHAFLAGVRAGEFDHRAR
- a CDS encoding helix-turn-helix transcriptional regulator; amino-acid sequence: MSTVPRRQVGRLLRQLREQAGISLMAAAQELEFSRARMYRIENGEVPVRKHDVIAMCGVYGAPGHMTEVLIGLAQESKAKGWWHAYGDVVPAWFELYVGMEQGACRLRQYAPSVIPGLLQTREYAEFVFGRWLGDDPVAVENAVAVRLERQSLLQRSRPRAPRLEVIIDEGVLRRGVPDTLGMQKQLAHLVNVSTRQNVSVRVLPFAAGPHQASSSGQFTVLEFPAVGTASPEPTTIYGENLTGALYLDKLAEVETYERIWSALDAIALSQSDSDDLIGTIIKESDG